A genomic window from Chlorobium phaeobacteroides DSM 266 includes:
- a CDS encoding DUF2461 domain-containing protein, whose translation MITIATLAFLRELKGHNTKEWFEDHKKDYQAAYADFLDTVVQLIAELAAFDEDIAASRLDPKSCIMRINRDVRFSRDQSPYKTNFFTYINKGGRKSPYGGYYLHVEPGASFAGGGVYMPEPAILEQLRQEISLHFEEWQTLVQCGDLLRFFPEGVQASGSTKRPPRGYDASDPAIAYLRYKGYFTQRFFSDDEVADSGFTQQLVDSYRSVKPVIDFLNRAIK comes from the coding sequence CAATACCAAAGAGTGGTTTGAGGATCATAAAAAAGATTACCAGGCCGCGTATGCTGATTTTCTGGATACGGTGGTGCAACTGATAGCTGAACTTGCTGCATTCGACGAGGACATTGCGGCATCCCGGCTCGATCCGAAATCATGCATCATGCGCATCAACAGGGATGTACGGTTTTCCAGAGACCAGTCGCCCTACAAAACGAATTTTTTTACTTATATAAACAAGGGCGGTCGAAAAAGTCCCTATGGCGGTTACTATCTGCATGTGGAGCCGGGGGCCTCGTTTGCCGGGGGAGGCGTCTATATGCCTGAACCCGCCATTCTGGAGCAGCTCCGTCAGGAGATAAGCCTTCATTTCGAGGAGTGGCAAACTCTTGTTCAGTGCGGCGATCTTCTCCGTTTTTTTCCTGAAGGGGTGCAAGCTTCAGGTTCAACAAAAAGGCCTCCGCGGGGGTATGATGCCTCGGATCCCGCAATAGCGTATCTCAGGTACAAGGGGTATTTCACCCAGCGTTTTTTCAGTGACGATGAGGTGGCAGATTCAGGATTTACGCAACAGCTTGTCGATTCATACAGATCGGTTAAACCTGTGATCGATTTTCTCAACAGGGCCATCAAGTGA